TTAAACAAGCAGAAGACAGCGTCTACATTGTGTCAAAGAAGACCTCCCATCGTGTTTCTCTGTGGGGACTGGTTCTGGAGTCGTCCGGCATGTAGTGCAGACAGCCCAGAAAATGCCAAAGAAACCAgctcagctccagctccagctccgcCTGCAGAGGACACGTCGCCTGCCTTGGTTTGTCTGCAATCATCTGTCAGACAGTCATATCACTACATTACCCAGCTTTCCTCCCACTCCTATGCCCTGTTCTTCTTTCGCCTCCCTcaggttgaaatgtttccacacatttctctctttatgCTCTGTGTTTAACAGATGTTGGTGAGCAATCTCTATGATGATGCTGTGCAGGTGAACTGTCCTGTAATGTCAGAGATTTGTTGATGTCTTGCAAAAGTGAAAGCACATCTGTTTGGGTATGACATTTAAGAATCTTTCCTCGTGTAAAATCAGCCAGAATGTATGCACAAGTTTGTTTTGgaaattatttattcaaattatttaaGAAGTATATGTCCAAACATCCTTatcagtattttgttttttaatttcagttgtttaaaatgtacatCTTGAACCTCAACTGCAAGCTAACTCTccaaagccttttttttttttttgttgttttttaagtgTCCAGTCAGGACTTGTGAGAAACCTGGGTGATTAAAGACACCTAGGCCAAAGCCTCAGGTCTGACTTGTGCCACAGTTTGCCCAGATTTAAGTGCTTATATTGATTCAGTTCAGGTCTGAGTTATAGCTGATGTTTGAAACAAACTCCATCTTTTGAGTGAGAAACCTGAGCTCCAAAACGTGTTTGCCCATGTTCACCCATTCAGCCAATGAAACCAAGAAAATGCCGATGTTGTTTGTTAAGTTCCCATAACAGATTTGTCAGTGTGTATCATTCATgccatgaaaaataaatggaaaaatatgttgaataataaaaagaatttgAATAGGTTTGGCCGGCTTTTACCTCTTGTGCTCTGAAAATGAATCAAAAGGTGTGTTGGGGGTGTTCTGGTATTCGGTGTGGTGGGTGTTCTTGAACTAGTGCCTATAATTTAAAGTTTCACTTGAGTTTGAGcatcatcttttgttttttctttgtgccaATTTCTGGATTTGCCTTTATCATTTGTAATTTTGCATCTATGCTTGACTATTTGcttgcctgtttgttttttgtaactgaataaatacatttatatttgctttaaaaatgtttaaaataggCCTTCATATTTATAACTAATTACTCATTCTGTAAATGAAACTATTTATTAAAGAGAGAGGTGCCTCTGTCGACGCTCAAATTCAGTGGGAAGCTAGAACAAATGTTGCAAAAAGACATACCACACTTTTtgtgtgaattttttttatatccacaaacatgacatttagtTTCCCTGTGTAAAgtcacatttcaaataaaaggagaaatgttgttctgtctgtttgtgtttcttttggaaAATTGTTAAGAACAAAAAAGGTGGGATCACATTGAGACAGTAGAAGATGCAGTATGCAGTACAAGAGTAAATTTGTAGGTGCAAAATCCTGATTAATGTGCACTGTTAAACTTTGTTTCAGATTCTGAGCACCTGATTGACAGAAATCTGACAAGTTAAAGGTTAGTTTGTTccaaaatgaaaatctttttatatTGTACTCCCTTATGTCCATCTACTAAGTGGGAGGTGATATATTATGCAGTAATCCAgtacacattacattacataccTTTGGTTAATGGGGGACACAGTGTGTCCCTGGCAGGGGGAGGAGACAGATGAAAAGCCTGAGTCACTGACTGGACCGAACTGTCCCGTCCTACTCCAGCCTCAATGTCCTGATGATCAGTGACgtcagtacatttattttctctggaCACTCAGCGTCTGGTGTGTGGTGCCAGAGTTTCTCTCAGAGCTTCATGTTCTgtgagctgcacacacacaaacacagacagagtaGATTTCCTTAACGTGTCGATAAGATGAATGAATATGACGTGTTACTGTGGTGAATCaactgtcacagcagcagaacacGGCAGGATCAGCCCTGGATCGAAGAGGTATACAGAAATCAAACATTGTAGGTCCTGTGTGTACTTCAGTTGGATATTTCTATTTCAACACGTTTACATTTGGTGAGATTTATTTCCTCCAGCATCTTTCTGACTTAGACAGTGTAGTGTTTATCTTCAAACACTGCGTTTGCAGATTTTAAGATGAAATATTATGTCACCTTAATGTAAAAAGACCCACCAATCAAAATACAAATCGCTGATAgaatcatcagcagcagcttctctaatatatatttataggttaatgtatgtgtactgtaacaGTGCACCCAGCTTTACCAGGAGTCCTTTTACTGCTGACAGGAAAATATTTCAGCACCTTTTCCACACTAGTTCCCTGAATCAGAGTTACATCAAATGGTCCCAGCCACCATCTCCACACGTTCAATTCACTAATAAAAAGGTACTTTCCACCTCTGTGAACTGCAGAATTTCCTTTGTCTTCAGGTTGGGAGAGTAAATACTGATCAATTCACACTCGGTTCTGGGCTCTGGGGAAACTACTGAActatacagaaacacaaacaatgcaCACTATTAATCATCTATTAAACCAGAGATTAGCTCTACTGTGCACTTCTGTTTGCTGCACTAATACAAAGTTCAGCACTATTTTTATTCACGCAGGCTGTGATAACACAAACCTGCGCAATCTTCACTACAGCTTCGGTTTCCCTGCGTCTAAATGAAGGTCTTCttaattttacagaaaatgagtcttctgtggttgtgtgtgcaATTTTCCAAATGGAAACTctcaatataaaataattagattGATATTTTAGACCTTTCTCCTCAAACGGAGAGGAGCGCGGTATAAAAGGGAAGCCCGGGCGTTATTGATTGGTCCATCCTGTGGCTGCAGCGTGAGACCGTGCGCAGACCTCTTTCCAACATTGTGCGTCTATCGGTGGCACTAGTCTGACTCACTCCCTTTGAGACTATCAGTGTTATGGCACCCACTCATCTTCAGATCTTTGGACTTTTCGCAGTTTCTTATTAGTGACCGTGCGCCTCTAGGGGAATCATTTTACGCAGGAGCACCTACGGACACTAACAGTCTGTGAAGACTCGCCATCCTCCTGTTGCGCCATGAAGAACTCAAGCCTTCTGGTGGTCGACGCACAAAAGGCTGGCTCGGGAGACTTTCCTTTGCTGGACACGTTGAAGCAAGTTGTGCTTTCTCCAGAGGACGGAGTCATGGCTGGATTAGGAGTGGCCCGTGGTGCCATCTTTCTTGAAAGCAGTGCAGTCAGGACTGCCGCTGGAGCCGAGTTTATGGCTGCTGCTCAGACGGAATCCCCTCACCTGATGCCTGACTTTTGGGATTCCCCGCTCAGTCACGGAATCAATGTCTTTGTGGGACTTGTCCTTTGCTTCACCATGCTGGGGCTGGGCTGCACGGTGGATGTTAGCCAGCTTGGAGAACACATCCGCAGACCCATCGGGGTGCTGCTGGCTCTGGTGTGTCAGTTTGTTATCATGCCCTTGGTGGCCTTTCTGTTGGCTTTAGCCTTCTCTCTGGATGATGTGGCAGCGATGGCTGTTCTCCTCTGTGGCTGCTGTCCTGGAGGAAACCTGTCAAATATCATGTCTCTGCTGGTGCACGGAGAGATGAACCTCAGGTACATATACTAGGTAGTGCATGTAAAATTATCTGGTGTAATTGGTGTAAAGTAGGTCAACTTTACCAAAGTTTTGCGCGGCCAGTTCAAGTCAGTGAGATTTAGTGAAACTTCACTACGTCCAGTGAGCACATTTCTTCCGACACTACAGTAACAGGGCGGTTTTGCTGTCTCCTCTTCCAGCATCATCATGACCATATCGTCCACTCTGCTGGCGCTCGTCCTAATGCCGCTGTGTCTGTGGATCTACAGCCGGGCCTGGATCAACACACCTGTGGTCGACCTCATGCCCTTCGGTGCCATCATCCTGACGCTGTGCAGCACTCTCATCCCCATTGGTCTAGGAGTTGTGCTGAGGTACCGCTACACGCGTGTGGCCGACATAGTCTTAAAGGTAAATCAGAAGCGAGGTCACTTCTGCACTTAGTGAAGAAGCTGAATCAGTTACATTTTGTGTCACGTGAATCCTGAGTACTTCTGGCTAACGACCAATTTTGCGCAAAAGCGCACTGCGTAATTTTATAACGGGGGTCGTCACAAGTAAATGGGTGGGGctagaggagtgtgtgtgtgtgtgtggggagggggggggggggggggggggggtgaccGCAGGAACAGTGACATCAGATGCACTGTGACAGGAAGAGCTCCTCCCTACCAATTGTGATAAAAGCCACACCAGGGAGGGTCACATCACTTAGAACAGACAATACCTTCAGACAGCAGAGATGCGTTCAGTCAGTTTAATAGAAGTCTAAATCCCAAGGTCTCCTTACAGGGTGCAGTCTTGACAACATCTGTGGTGCTCACACAGGCCCCAGACACATcctgcagaggaaacacaaaaactaatAGGGTTCCCTCTTTAAGTAAACACAATCACTCTCTTCCTGTATTACTGTCTTTCCAGGTTTCCCTGTGGTCTCTGCTGGTCACTCTTATCATGCTGTTCATCTTGACTGGAGTAATGCTGGGACCAGAGCTCCTCTCCACCATCCCACCTTCTGTCTACATAGTGGCTATCCTGATGCCTCTGTGTGGCTACGCCGCAGGTTACGGCCTGGCCGTGCTCTTCGACCTGCCGCCCAACAGCCGCAGGTCGGTCTCTTTGGAGACAGGGTGCCAGAACGTGCAGCTGTGCACGGCCATCCTGAAGCTAGCCTTTCCCCCCCAGCTCATGGGAGGGATGTACATGTTCCCCCTGCTGTACGCCCTGTTCCAAGCAGCCGAGGCCGGCATCTTCATCGTGGCCTATAGGATGTACAGGAAGGAGGTCCTGCACAAACCAGATCCCATGGGGGGCGGCGAGGACACGGATATCACATATCAGAGGTTTAACGATGATGAGGAGTTTGACTCATCCTACGGTGCAGTGACAGTTAGCGACCCCAACACCATCATGCTGGACCCCTGTCCTCCGGATCCAACTCCTGTTTAATGTGTcgtattaaaaaaagagaaaacaacaacccTGCAGAATGAGACCTGCAGGGAAATCCTGAATATTGAATATGAGTTGACTGGTGAATAAAACAAGGTGCTTAATGTCAGAAGCTTTACTCCATTTAACCATGTGTCATTCCTGTGTAATgcagtgattaaaaaacaaacagaaactgagtTTGGACACGTTGATTTTACACTCATCATGAATGACACAGgctttaaactgtgtgtgtgtgtgtgtgtgtgtgtgtgtgtgtgtgtgtgtgaacacctGTGCATACCTGACAACACACCTGGTCCTGATTGGGCCTAATGGCGAGCTCGCGCCGTCTCCTCTATTTAAAGGGCCACACCTGGCAGTCTGGGTTGCTTGAACAAAAATGGCGACGTACGGTGACGAACCAGTCGACAGCTATTTCTATTCCTCTTACAACCCCTACGCGGGCAGATACGCCAGGCCTAAAGAGGCCAGGTGGAAATATGACAATTACTTCTCCCATTACGGGGACACTTCGGACGCCTTCAACAACCAGCAGCGCGCCCAGCTCAAGTCCATCTTATCCCAGATCAACCCCAAACTCACCCCGAGGCTCAGGAAAGCGAACACCAAGGATGTGGCGGTGCAGGTCAACCCGAGGAGGGACGCCTCGGTGCAGTGCTCCATCGGCCCGCGGACGCTCCTGGCCATGAAGCGGGACTTCCGGCGCAAGAGGAGGCCGGAGCCCGTCACGTCGCCCGGGGGCAGCGGCAGCAGTAGTCCCAAGGCGGCGGTCGGCGTGCGGTACCCCCGCACCCTCGCCGTGTACTCCCCCATCGCCTACAGGAGCGTCACCTCCTTCTTGGTCGACGAGAACAACAACATACTGAAGGAAGTGTCCTGCGGCGAGGCGCAGACCGGAGAGCCGCCGGGCGAGCCGCCCGGGTCCGCCGGGAAGAAGGGCGACGACGACCAGGGTGGCGCGGAGGAGAAGCCGGCCAAGGTCGCAGAGCAGCGCAGACAGGCGAAGAGCGACAGACAGGCGAAGAGCGACAGACAGGTGAAGAGCGAGACCGCGCTGCCGACTGCCGAGGGGTCAGAGGGCAAGGCGCGCGTGCGGTTCCAGGTGAGTTGAGTCCCACACGCGCTCAGGTAGCCTCCTCAAACAGCGTGTGTAAAGTTGAGCGATTAGAGACCAGCTAGACTGGAACAGGTGCTGGATCACAGCACTGGAACCGGGTCTACACGCAATCAATGAGTCCCCTCAGTAAGAAATCAAGACAAACATGTAGTCTAAGTGTAAGACTGAGTTCAGGACAGTCTCCAAAACTGAACTTTAGTTTTAAACTACACGTCAATCATTAATGCAAGTTGTTTCACCGTCGGTGTGTCAATAATAGTGGTGTCAGAGGGTCACCTGACACCATGACTGAACTAGTTTATTCTGACTTTAGTgcttaacatttaatttttcacTTGGATTTGGGGTGATGAGCCTTTGTCACTAAACCATGATTAATTGTACTAAAAATTCAACTGAGCTGAAATCACACCTGGAGCAGTGTCCTTGTAGGACTGCACAaacaccccaccccccactGATTTGCTTTTGTCTATCAGTTTCTGGAGCAGAAATATGGATATTATCACTGCAGAGAATGCAATCTACGGTGGGAGAGTGCCTATGTGTGGTGCGTTCAGGGCACCAACAAGGTAAGCACTTAATTTGACTGCGCTAAATGGGGAGTCGGCAAGGTGAGTTAACTACTTCAGTATGAAGATGACTTGTCActgtaattagtttttgttCAGGATTTCTATTTAATTACATGCCGTTTGTGGCCAGAGTTTATATTATAACCTGAATGAGCCATGGCATGTTTCAGAGTAAACGGAAGGAGACACCTGCTCTAATCACAATGCGGTGTATTTTAGGTTTACTTCAAACAGTACTGTAGGAAATGTCAAAAGGACTTCAACCCATATCGTGTTGAGGACATCACATGTCACGTAAGCCCTTTCCTTTCTGCTGTCTGTTAACATGGCTGATGAACCACTACCCAACTAAAGTAACCTGCTTCCTCTCTTTAGACTTGCAACAAAGCACGTTGTTCCTGTGCAACAACACAACGCCACGTTGACCCCAAACGGCCCCACAGACAAGACTTGTGTGGCAGGTGCAAAGGCAAGAGGCTCTCCTGCGACAGCACTTTCAGCTTCAAATACATCATCTAAGGAGAATCTCAGCTGGAGTCTGGGGCTCTTTGGCAGATATGAAATAATGCATCTTTGTTCTGACCATTTGatgttgaaaaaataatttcatgCCTGTTTTGTGTTGAAGTTAATAAGCGCCACACTTTACAAAGTAATAAATGATACTTTGCACTCGGTACTGTTTTGTGGTGCTTCAACCATGTAGAAAACTATGCTGCTGACTAGAAGGGAAGATGAATAAAGCTGGTAATACAAAGACTGGCTTTACTTTAACATTGATGTTGCTGCTATGCTAAATCAATCCTGTTGCACTTCCATGCATATGATCTTCACATTTAAACCACGTGATTAAGAACTTAACGGCAAACATTCTGTCAGATTAGATTCTTTATTCAGAGAAGGCTGGTATGTGAGTGAACAATTGGGGGGGTATAATGCACCTCTACATTAAAACCTCTTCCaggtaaatataaattaaaaacagcattcaAATGTACCAGACAAGCAGTGGGCAAAGCTCTCTGAGGAATGAGTACAGTGACTGTTACAATGTGCCATGACAAGACTTCCAGAAAGCATTCAGATAACTGTTCATATCTTGCAGTCACAGCAGCAAGTAGGGCCATTCTGAAAGCATAGTGTGGTTTCAGCAATGTCCCCTCCAGAAAACCTGGTCAAAACATGGCAGAGGATGAGCACTACTTTGCAAAGTGATCAACCTACATGGACAAATAAACCTCCCAAGCagaatctactgtatgttgggGTGCTTTGCAAAGAAAAAGATCACAGTGGAAAGAAGGAATGAATATGATGTGGCTTGGCTGGATTGGTGCAGTCCATCAGACGATGGAGGCTACATTAGATCTCCCATGCCACCGTTGTCAAAGTCAGACAGGTGGCTTGTCCCAAACGAGCCTCAGTCCCCTGTGCAGGACCACAACCATCAACCAATGCAGCCTTTGGGAAGTTCTTAAGTTTAAGTGACTGGATGAAAAAGGTGGAGCAGATTATTAATGACTCAAATCTGTTCTTGGCTTTCTCTCATCACATTAGCTTTATACATACATCCTATTCGGATGAACAGTGCATTACACAAAAGTACAAGGGAAAAATACTGGTTTTACActatacattttctaaaatatatacAGAGTAAAATAAGTTATGTTTCCATAATGAGTTGTAGCCAGTCTGCACTTGTGTGCAATTATATGCATTTTGTGTGAGCGTATACCAGAATATCCAATATATATCACACAGTCAAGAGTCTCTAAAGGCAGCTACTTATTTGGTTAAAGAGTGAGATTTGCGTGAAGACCTGTTGAAGGGGACTCTCCTCTCAAAGCAGATCAATAAACagatatttctctttttacacTCCCTGAAGGCAAACATGTCCCACGGGTTTACAATTACATGTTAAATATCCTAACATTTACAACCTAGGATGTTAGctctaataaaaaatacatttctcaaaAAATATTCTTGCAGTGCTTTTCTCTTTCAAGCATGCatttgaaaacttttttttttaaacaaggtTTTTCTGCATTTGATTATGAATCCTGATGGTGTGTCTCCTCACGCATGACACTTACTCTGGACTGTCTTGCATGCTTTAGTGCGGTCTCCCATACAGGGCCCTGAGGAGGCCACTGTTATGTACGACAGGCCTATCAGGTCAGAaccagcaaaaaacaaaaaaacaaaaaaacaaaacagaaaaacaacaaaacaacaacaaaaaaacctaCAAAAAGCTATCATCCCACCATGTCCTCCCTTAATCTCTCCCAGGCACACCAATACATGACTTATTGCAACTGAATTTTGCAAGTTGGCTTAGTCTGGGAAAAGATATTAGCTTTAAGCATTCATACATGTAACAATATATATTAAGAGTCACAGTTATTCCCACACATCCTTTAGCCCTTTAATGTGGAGTCTCTCGTCCTCCTCTGAAGCCCCTTGCTGTCTACCCTTTCTCTACAGCTGAAGTGAGGTCTGTGTAGAGCAGGGGGATTATTTTTGTCCAGTCTAGGCCTGTAGCCCGCAGTATATAGGCTCACAGTCCAGTGCTGACCAAGGTTGTGTGAGGCTGGCAGGACTGTGCCTGACTCAGAGCCTCACGGATCTGGAGGTTGAGCTCCATGAGGCGGCTGCTCGCCTGTGACAGGTCCCTGCTGGGGCCTACCACTGCCAAGCAACCTGTCTGGCCCAACGTCTGGTGACGGAAGTAGATATGCAGAAGAGTCTGGACTGCATTGTCTGTCTCGTTGCCAAAGATATCGTTGGGCCACAAAGACCTGAAGAAAAATTACAAAGTTTTTGTAATGATGCAGGTAAGATTTTACAGAACATAAGTTTTATACATTATACAGAACACATTCAACCTGCTTTCAATTAGTCTGTGAGTATAAACAGGGCTGTGCcttaagctaatgttagctacagtgtgtgtgattgacAACAGCCAAATATAGACTCCTTGTGACATCAAAATCATGTTTCTAGCATTTAACCTTCTGCACGTTTCACTAACAGTAGTGTTCATCATATTTTCAAGTGAGAACCTTAAAACCTATTTAAATTTGTTGGTGATTATTTACACGATTGATTAGTCTAAGATTAAATGGTAAAAGCTGGACTTAGTGGAATTTTGGCACTATGACTTGAAAAATGCTCCAATATGTTTTCGTCAGTGGACTAATTATTTTACCAACTTATCAAAACCAAGTTTAAATTGTGTCTTCATTTCTTTATGTCTGCTGAATAGTATCTTACCTAAAGACTTTGACCTGTGTGATGGCAGAGCTGAAGTCTCTGGCTCTCAGACTCTCAATCAGAGACTGGATGGCCGTCTCTGTGTTGGTCTGGGCAGTGTCTGACATACACACATCCTCCTGacagtcatttcctgtttctgcctCTTTCAAACAGCTCTCTAGGATAGTGAGTTCTTCAGACATGTTGGTTACCTTAGGAACAGGGAAATTAAATCATAAATGCAGCATACAACAGCAAATGTGCCAACTCTAAGACCAAGGAGGTCAGCaacataaattaactgaatAAATATTACTGGAATAGTGTTATTCCATGTGGGAACGATCTAATTTAATTATGGCCTTTAGTCTGATTAAAGCTCTGCTGACATCCAGTATTGTTTTAGCAATGGATGTTTCATGTAATCTATATGTTaagaaaaacaaccataaacaaGAGAACCAGGACACAGATTGGAAACAAGGCATCcacaaaaaaatgcaattttaaagTCTTTTGCCTGTTCTTGTTTCCCTGAAAAAGGACGTGAGACAGATGTAAGCTGTAAAAAGCTTTTCTGACGTGTTTTCAACATGTCATTTAACAAAGTGTTTAGTCTcacctctgcctctctcttcaTGGTGTCCACCTTGCTGATGAGCTTGCAGTAGGCctggaaaagcagcagcagctgaaagtgCAACTTATAGAGCCTGCGACACAACTCCAACtcctacagagacagaaatacaaGTAAAATGTATGTGCCAGCGTATATGTTTCTGGGCTGCACTGAAATTACACTGATGATCATATGATTAGACAGATGGGTATCCTGGGTTAGAGACATGGGAGTAGATGAAGGGGTTAACACGGCCTAGAGCAGTGCCACTTTGTCTGGGCCATGGAGCAAGAGGTGAGTCGACTAGCACtaaaattagaaattagaattTCCATTAGAAAAATATCTAATCACCACCTCGTCTGACCCCCCTATGAGGGACGCTAACTAGATGCCCGAACCAACTTAAATGGGTAATTTATTAAAAGCAAAGACTAATCCAGGACAACAATGGATGAGAAAAACATGGTCATCTGAACAGCTACtggaataaaacaataaaaacatgcaaaatcaaATGAATCTATAACTGACAAAAATGTAATCTCTCAAAGACTCTCCTATTAATAACCCAGGGCAGCACAGCTCTCTTAAATCATTGGTAACTCTACACAGAGCATGTTTCTTCATCTACTTCCAGACAGAATCAGCGTGCAGCACAAAGCTGTTAAGATGCTCATTATCCAGCAAGAGACAAAAACAGGCGTACATTATGATTGGCTGGATGAGGCAGCTGAGCTGAGGTTTCATGATCGATCAAGGCGGAAACAGAGATACAGAAGTGGGAGAACTGTGTAGGCAGGACAGTCTATGTCAACAGCGCAGGTATGTACAGACAGATGTGATGGTGTTTTGTCGGGATGTCATGATTATTAGATTCTATAATATGAGAACCACTTACTGCTAGATTTTCCATTTGCTAAGCAAAAGGGTGagcaggtcacacacacaaaaaaacaacaaacaaaacagaaggagagaaagaccAAGAATTAGTGAGCTTTAACATCACAGCTGAGACACAGTGACCTGGTGGGCATGGAGCTGTGCTTTATCATCTTCCATTGAAACAGATCAGAGAAGGCTCATCGCCAACAAGCTCACTTTAGCACTAGCAAAAACCTTTACACTGAGCTTGTATGATGAAGTAGAAAAGAGATGTGGTAAAGTAGAGTCTACAGAGAGAAGAATGAAACTGGAGCAAAAGACTTCTTAATGCGTTGCCTTTAAgactaaaataacatctgttttAAGCTAAGACAGCACTTCTCTGTTGGGAACTGTGAGCATGCTTTCCACAGATCTGTGCAAGGAGCTCAAGCTAAGTTAAAGTGGCAACAATCCTACGATGTGGAGTGACAGACCATGCAAAAAGCAACCTGGGATAACTGAGGTCTATTTGACTCAGCTATCTCTATGGTATGCATGCCAAACAAataagagagacagacagctaTAAAACTCTCCTTTAAAGTCCAACTGAAATTTGACATAGtcaaatataattatttttaaatgtattcttaCAAGTTTGCTTTTTATCAAATGTATTTGGGACAATATAAGAAATGGCCCTTTTTCTATTTGCAAACTGGAATTTGACTGACAGCAGCTTGCAGGCTTAGCTTCAGCTGGGGATCAAGAGATGAAGTAAGTGctgcaaaatgttcacatttacacGGTGTTTAAGGTGCTGCAGCTGGGCAACTAATTAACTACATAGCCTGAAAACTGATGTTAGTGCACTCTTCCCTGGTGAATGTTTGGTTGCTTGCTCTAAAAGCTACACAGTGCAGGACAAAATGATTGTCTGTTCATGTTTGTAAATCAGACAAGGAGGACAGTCAGTTACTTGACAGAGTCTGTGGCTCTTTTGCTGTGTAGCGAGTCGCAGTCTGGCTCAGCGTGACCACCTGCTAATGATGGAACTCTGACATCACTGCTTTTAATctaaggttgctttcacacctacaggctttagtttgattaaatttAACTATTCtactaaattaaattcaacTCAAGTTCTTTTTCCCTCTTGTTGCAGTTCATTTGGTCTGGTAGGAACACGGTACACGCACTCGAGTGTGCACCAAAACACCCACACCAAGACCCCCAGAAAGAGCTGGTCTCGATCCGAATCACTTAgtgaactctggtgcggtcctcctggtgagaactTGTGCCGAACCAAAACGAGgccaaacgctatgaatcgaATGATTTGAGGGTTTTGGGTAGAGTGTAGATttccatgtgttttgtttgtccaccaaaaaaatgcagtttgattaatcgaggacaaacgtggagatgtgaggaggtgaagtgtctcacagacaccaggtctgattACTATGCAGGCGAAGtaatgtaataaacaataatcaacgggATGACCAATCTGCGTTAAGATTCATAGTGAAATCATCTCCCACAACAGTCCACAACACttttccttcttcctgtatttactttttctgttcccGCGGCagacaatctgaccaataagcgggGAGGACATTCTTGCATAGTTTGAAGTGACTTGTTTTGGTAcgcttggatttttttttttgtgtgaaacGAAACTAAACCGAGGAGAAATTGctacaagtttacaaactcatcagCTGATTTGGACCAAAGAAAACGAATGTAAGGTGAGAAAGCACCCTAAGACTAGACTGGCTGTTCTCCACTGATGTAAATGGAGGTTTTAAAGtatatttatgaaaacataGGGGAAATTCTCATGAAATAATTCATGAAAATACAAAGGATACAACCCTACCGTTTGGTTTCTGAATTTTAcctcaaatgaaaacacagatcaTGTGGTTATTCCCACAGCATGCACAGtagcagcagaaacaacatTACATGAAAATAACATCATTTCAGTT
This genomic window from Anabas testudineus chromosome 4, fAnaTes1.2, whole genome shotgun sequence contains:
- the slc10a4 gene encoding sodium/bile acid cotransporter 4, translating into MKNSSLLVVDAQKAGSGDFPLLDTLKQVVLSPEDGVMAGLGVARGAIFLESSAVRTAAGAEFMAAAQTESPHLMPDFWDSPLSHGINVFVGLVLCFTMLGLGCTVDVSQLGEHIRRPIGVLLALVCQFVIMPLVAFLLALAFSLDDVAAMAVLLCGCCPGGNLSNIMSLLVHGEMNLSIIMTISSTLLALVLMPLCLWIYSRAWINTPVVDLMPFGAIILTLCSTLIPIGLGVVLRYRYTRVADIVLKVSLWSLLVTLIMLFILTGVMLGPELLSTIPPSVYIVAILMPLCGYAAGYGLAVLFDLPPNSRRSVSLETGCQNVQLCTAILKLAFPPQLMGGMYMFPLLYALFQAAEAGIFIVAYRMYRKEVLHKPDPMGGGEDTDITYQRFNDDEEFDSSYGAVTVSDPNTIMLDPCPPDPTPV
- the zar1 gene encoding zygote arrest protein 1: MATYGDEPVDSYFYSSYNPYAGRYARPKEARWKYDNYFSHYGDTSDAFNNQQRAQLKSILSQINPKLTPRLRKANTKDVAVQVNPRRDASVQCSIGPRTLLAMKRDFRRKRRPEPVTSPGGSGSSSPKAAVGVRYPRTLAVYSPIAYRSVTSFLVDENNNILKEVSCGEAQTGEPPGEPPGSAGKKGDDDQGGAEEKPAKVAEQRRQAKSDRQAKSDRQVKSETALPTAEGSEGKARVRFQFLEQKYGYYHCRECNLRWESAYVWCVQGTNKVYFKQYCRKCQKDFNPYRVEDITCHTCNKARCSCATTQRHVDPKRPHRQDLCGRCKGKRLSCDSTFSFKYII